In Oryza sativa Japonica Group chromosome 3, ASM3414082v1, one DNA window encodes the following:
- the LOC4334827 gene encoding probable xyloglucan endotransglucosylase/hydrolase protein 30, giving the protein MAAAVLAVLWACMMMMSLAPASLAASGFEEVPTIAFDEGFSPLFGEDNMVKSADGRTVSITLNRYTGSGFISSDYYHHGFFSASIKLPKDHTAGVVVAFYLSNGDVFEKTHDELDFEFLGNRYRHEWKMQTNVYGNGSTDRGREERYLMPFDPTADAHRFSILWHSRLIVFYVDGVPIREVPRTAAMGADYPSKPMALYVTIWDGSTWATDNGKYKVNYKRGPFTAVFSDLVLRGCTARSDIRLATTADDQDRCAAAEEDLMESDEYSSTMAMTARKRMAMRRFRQRQMLYTVCYDTNRYPEPFPECDVNMAERQMYWQWGESKVVRPRVRPRPGRRSKRRPSPEATAIPPPVLVSLQQAD; this is encoded by the exons atggcggcggcggtgctggcggTGCTGTGGGCgtgcatgatgatgatgagcctagctccggcgagcttGGCGGCGTCGGGGTTCGAGGAGGTGCCGACGATCGCGTTCGACGAGGGGTTCTCGCCGCTGTTCGGGGAGGACAACATGGTGAAGTCGGCCGACGGGCGCACGGTGAGCATCACCCTCAACCGCTACACCGGCTCCGGCTTCATCTCCTCCGACTACTACCACCATGGCTTCTTCAGCGCCTCCATCAAGCTCCCCAAGGACCACACCGCCGGCGTAGTCGTCGCCTTCTAC CTGTCTAATGGAGATGTGTTCGAGAAGACGCACGACGAGCTGGACTTCGAGTTCTTGGGCAACAGGTACAGGCACGAGTGGAAGATGCAGACGAACGTGTACGGCAATGGCAGCACGGACCGTGGGCGGGAGGAGAGGTATCTGATGCCGTTCGACCCAACCGCCGACGCCCACCGCTTCTCCATCCTCTGGCACTCCCGCCTCATCGTCTTCTACGTCGACGGCGTCCCCATCCGCGAGGTCCCGCGCACCGCCGCCATGGGCGCCGACTACCCCTCCAAGCCCATGGCGCTCTACGTCACCATCTGGGACGGCTCCACCTGGGCCACCGACAACGGCAAGTACAAGGTCAACTACAAGCGCGGGCCCTTCACCGCCGTCTTCTCCGACCTCGTCCTCCGCGGCTGCACCGCCCGCTCCGACATCcgcctcgccaccaccgccgacgaCCAGGACAggtgcgccgcggcggaggaggacctCATGGAGAGCGACGAGTACTCCTCGACCATGGCCATGACGGCGAGGAAGCGGATGGCGATGCGGCGGTTCAGGCAGCGGCAGATGCTCTACACCGTGTGCTACGACACCAACAGGTACCCGGAGCCGTTCCCGGAGTGCGACGTCAACATGGCGGAGCGGCAGATGTACTGGCAGTGGGGGGAGTCCAAGGTGGTTCGCCCCCGCGTCCGACCACGACCCGGCCGCCGCTCCAAgcgccgcccctcgccggaGGCCACGGCCATCCCGCCGCCCGTGCTCGTCTCCTTGCAGCAAGCTGACTAG